From the genome of Triticum aestivum cultivar Chinese Spring chromosome 3B, IWGSC CS RefSeq v2.1, whole genome shotgun sequence, one region includes:
- the LOC123067560 gene encoding uncharacterized protein produces METTKSDSNTQEKRRAYVICIEGALGAVELRILCTELRLQLARRDLVLLEQMPLLLGMRGEGSVACGRGVPGRACGTLEEPPLGVGQPGELPDHGGIRRLNGLCVIGELHELQLRVGRLDGRDAREQIGEEGVCGGNRRGGPQRGLLLLRPGGLLLCGVLEEGIKGIRRQGRRWCLPLAAATSSLGQRRR; encoded by the coding sequence ATGGAGACCACCAAATCtgattcaaacacacaagaaaaaagaaGAGCTTATGTTATCTGCATCGAGGGAGCCCTTGGCGCAGTCGAGCTCCGCATCCTTTGCACGGAGCTTCGCCTCCAGCTTGCGCGCCGTGATCTGGTACTTCTTGAGCAGATGCCGCTGCTCCTCGGCATGCGTGGAGAGGGCAGTGTTGCCTGCGGCCGCGGCGTCCCTGGCCGCGCCTGCGGGACCCTTGAGGAACCTCCGCTTGGTGTTGGACAGCCTGGTGAGCTCCCCGACCACGGCGGCATCCGCAGACTGAATGGTCTCTGCGTCATAGGGGAACTGCATGAGCTTCAGCTGCGCGTAGGCCGCCTTGACGGCCGAGACGCCCGCGAACAAATTGGCGAGGAGGGAGTCTGTGGCGGCAACCGTCGCGGCGGCCCGCAGCGAGGGCTCCTGCTGCTGCGCCCCGGCGGCCTTCTTCTCTGCGGCGTTCTGGAAGAAGGCATCAAGGGAATACGGCGCCAAGGGCGGCGGTGGTGTCTCCCCTTGGCGGCAGCGACGTCTTCCCTCGGACAGCGGCGGCGGTAA